The window ACACTCACAtccatttctttctttatggTTCTTACCGGCCGTCGAGAACAAAGACTTGTCAAATGGGTTATTATCAAATACTATTTGCTTAGAACTCAAGCATTTATGTCTCTGTTTTGACATTTTTCACCTAATTCTTGTTTAAAGtggctttttcttcttcttaaatttttaaagtagctttgcttcccttttttaatctttgaacGTGGCTAGTAAAAACACCTTTTCACCGATTGTGATGTAGTGAGAAAGCAATGTTTGATAATTATTAATCCTATTCTACTACTAAATTGAGTGTTAGTAAGTAGTAAATATTCTGAGTATCACAGTCCTCTCTACTTAATCCTACGTGGTTCTTGGATCATTCAAGATGAACAATCTAACATAGTAAAcgagaaaatatcatttaaaaatagaaaaaaaaaatattgggatCTCCACGAGTTTTTAAAAGGGCTGTATGAACTCACCATTTATTAATGTTTCACCAACTTTAAAACATTGGTATTATCGAACCAGGCAACATCTAGAGACTCGATGCTTTGGATCCTTTCTTGTCCAAATGAAAGCCAAGTAATACTTTTCAAAGTGAAAACGGTCCTTCATGTTTTTTCCTGTCATCTATCCATTACTTATACCACCAAAAATTTGGATTATGTCAAAGTATTCTGTTCCTTTTTCAACTTTagttaataatcaattttagtCTCTCGGGTTTAAAAGATCATTTGTTCTTAATATTAAATCGATCGGTCTTAATTCCTAACAAATCATCAATGATGTGTCAATTTTTTGCTTAGTCATGTCATTATTTCATTAgagatatttaaaatatattgacGGAAAGGCCAAAAAGAATTGCTATGAAACTTACATAAACTTAACAAATTTAAGGATTTAAAATAGTTATATTCCTTCaagtttcttaatatatatatatatatatataaacttagtTTTGCCTTCAAGTGGTTATggttatattttgaaaaaaaaaaaaaaacttgttttgcaaCTCCTTTTATGAGAAAGtctaaaaacacaattttgctACTATTCTAATGTGATCGCCGATAATTAATAAGTCAATGTAAAAGTGATTGTCCATCACTCATAATTGAAGTATATATTTATCTTCTCTTTGTTTATCTTATATCCATATGCCTTGATATTTTTAgagtaattttccaaaaaactttGGCATTCAACTCTAGTGGCTTGACAGAATTAATAGATTGTCATTAACAAAGAAAATATGGGTaatgctaaaattttaattatagttattctttttgctttctcagtaataataataataataataataataataatattattattattattattgatagcACTAATCTttctaaatgtttttattgattctcaaaaataaagaaaacaaagctTAAATGTTTTTAGgccttatcatttttttttacgtaTAGGAAAAATTTTAATGGTTGTTCAGCttcatttaaaaagaaagggGGAAAGATAAATATTGCTGccagtaaaataaataaataaaccaagatAAAGCTTGTAAAACgtaaaagcaaaaatataactaatccccaaataaaaaacaaaacaaaactctcCGAGGGGTTGATAAGTTGATAAGCATGAATGAACAAATGCCGTGAGTATATCTAATTAATATTACAAATCTATTACggttaattaaatttttttttttaaatgtacttcttctcttttcttttctttttcgatAGAACCACCAGTTTTATTATCCTTATGTCAAATACCACACTCCTACAGTCCTACCTAACTTTTCATTACTTTTCGcattaaaagaaatttcaattCTATTACTACACCATAGGTTGTGATGCAAGGAATCTATCAGTGCTCACAATGATGGCCATGGATTGAAGGTACAGATGAAGTTGGCCTCGGAAAAATACTAGCTATTCTGGTttgtgcaaatttttttattaatcttttcATATACTAAAATAAATCTATACAACAATTGTGTAAAATATATGATGTAGTCTAAAATCAAAGTGGctttattttttgaactatCATTGTGGTTCCAACAATTAAAGTGGGTGGAAGTTAAGGGTACAATTCAACATtcagaagaaacaaaaatctctttcaaaatgttatgaaaaatagccgacatgtttttttttattggaatagCCGACATGTTTGTTAAGTGATAAAGATTTTAACTTCAcatgtccttttgttttaaatatacaatgccAAGTAatagtgagttttaatctctaccttttatttagttagcgGGTAATGTGATAGTctctaattaaaacaaaaagagattctagtttaaaaaagtactgtaggtaagccaaacccacatatatatatatatacacacacattgaTAATTGGGGTGGAGAATTTGAATCTTAGATGTCTTCGTTGTCAAGTTGAAATATAAggcttttagcaaaaaaaaaaaacaaaaaaaaaatctttttaaattataaatgtaaggacacgatttgtaacgaaccataacagtgttgggttcgcacgtaaaaaggcccaaacaatatcatttgtagagcgtgggtttgaaaggctaggcctcagTCACCAGACGGCGGGTTTCTCATGGTGTTCATACCTAATTAAGTCGTTTTCGccttaggagtctttctcctggaggcaggctgggaggctctagtttttagccatttttcccagcctcttctTGGTGCACTaacctttacattatatagtccttcttggttgatcttagccctccacttgttggtcaggcaagtgcttacttctgtacctgtcccatcagctgtcccctcttactttctgttagttgcaaggATTGAAATTACACCGTccaagcgtcttttctcattaacatgatcaGGACGCTAGCTagcgcatttaatgcggaggggacttATTTTCCTGGAACCTATTTTGCACCGTACCTCCACGTGGGCCCTATTCCACTCACATCCCCTTCAGGGGACTATTTGGGGATATCCTTCACTAAGACGTTGCTCTTCTCATCGAAGTCTTGGAGTGCTGAGGATAGGGTCGTTCTCAGCTGTTCCCCTTAACCCCTCGGCCTTTGATCACTCGTCCTCGGCACActacctcctcggcacgggccctgagcccggatagagcgtgggccggatcataagctCCCCGGCCCTacaataaataattatgaaGTTGATGCATAACTTAAAATAATAGATAGGATCATTCTAAAAGGAAGGTAAAATGTCACATCCCAACACTCTCAATTCACATTATACTATTGACCAATTTATTGTAtacattttctttaaatgagaaaacttaggtacagtacttaggtatTGACCAATTCACATTATACTTCTGCCATGTGGATTTTAGCTCATaagatggaagtgtattttttaattaagtagtcaCATGACTGAATATTAAGAGGAACATCTAAGGTATttgtagtgggcctttttgtaATATTGGACTGGGCTGCCTCCTGTCGCACTAAGCCCAAGTTTTCTAGATAAGGGAGTTGGGACCGATCCAATTGCAACCCACCTTGGTCTAGCTTGTGCATGAACTACACCCCGTTTGCCAGACTTTGATCACATGCCCATGGCAGGCAAAGCCGCTACGAGGAAGTTATAGTAGGCAAATATAATAAAGATAACATAAGAAATACTAGACAAAATGGATAGAAGGGAGTGACAAAAACACCCCGTACAcaaaagtaaagaaataaatggggaataataataatatgcttGTTTGAATCAAAGAGGGAAAAATCAATCTATCATGCCGAGTAATGTTACAGAGCTGACACCAAGAAGGGAAATCACTTCCTCAATGTGAATAATCTCCCCAGGGAAAGAAATTGATTACTTTAAGGGAATGGGCCTGGATGGTTTATGTCCAATGAGGATTCGTTGTCTTTGATAGAGAGCAGGGCTTTAAAGGGAGAGAGACAACctactctctatttttcctttgttttcctctcttcctttctcAGTGCTCACTcctatgttataattttttcctAGAGATTACTATTACCTTGATTGTgatcctccccccccccccctctctctcactGTGCACGATAAGGGTCCTTTATATAATGTCTACCGTGACCgaattttaccattttagcctttaacaaCCTTTGTCTAGTCTGGGTGTCTTTGTCGACCACTTACTGATTTGCCAGTCGctcagccaccaccacttacctATGTTGACCGTGTCACCAGATAAAGaagactattttgtttgtttgcttacCATGACACTCTTATCTGCTATGATGTGGatgctctctctcttcctatccctcatggcatgcacctagtggtctCATCTTatccttacttcttttgggtggtatgtcatcctagcaggacatttcccccaaaagagcttgaGCAAGAACCCCAAAATAGGTTTTTCCCTCTCCCCACCGCTAGACCATGCTCTCTTACCTCTGACTCATGACCTCACCACCTcctgtattggttgggtacatGCTGGTGATATTTGGGCCTTACGCATGCTTCACTTCCATATATATCCAAAATCTACCTGTTGTTCATGCGTCTGTCGTGGTCTGGAGGCTTGTATGCACATTCTACCgcccatccttggcttcttatGGCTTGAGCCATTTTCTGGCCTCTCATTCTTTAGGGCCCGCTCCCTTCGGGGGCTGGACTTTTGCTTGATTGTGGGCTTTTCCTTCTTCAGCCCATTCTCTTGCTCTTTTCTGCAGTCTTTACATTTCCTGTCGTATTGCTCTGTCATTCCTGTTGTGGGTTATTTAACCCAAgcctgctgggcctctttgggcTTGTTGGTTATTCTTCTCTCAATGACTCAGTATAGTCATTTGAGCTTTTTGGTTACGTTGCTTGGGGGTCCTATGTcccattttccttttgggcATCCTTAGCCCATTTACTTTCCTTGAGCATCCTCAGCCCTTTCTAGTCTTGTATtctcatgggcttttactaactccTTTGGGATTCCTTAACCCAATTACTTTATCATTCATCCTTGAGGCTCATGGATtttccatcaaccccttactttctttactttcattACTTCGGGCCTACTgtggcccattctcacttttctatatCACATACTGCCTATGGGTTTGCTACTTCTCTCTTTCTGGGCTCCTTTAGGCCCATCTGCttcctcaaggcccatttgtttatttcatgagCCCACGATCCATTATTTCTGCCGCTTGAgcttaatgatttttctattCACTTACTAACTCTTTTCTGCCCAAGTTGCTGGGCTTTTTCTTTCTATTGGGCTTCCCAAAATGATCATCAACAgtattgtatttaaattttgtccattttaaaatatttggttGAATTTGCAATCATATCAAACttatttttccctctctctcttgacCAATTTattgtatacatttttttaaaaaaatattaggttGAATTTGCAATCATATCAAACTTATTtgccctttctctctctctctctctctctctttgaaaacaaaagaattgGTCATTTTTACCTACCTTATATATCACTGTTACATGTATGTATTTCTCTTCTTTACTTTTGTTtcagttttttagtttttagttgccttttcttaaaaaaattgttttgtttaataGCCAAAAATGGAATTCTGTATATAGTTgggataatatattattatatattagcatggcttagaaaaatatattagaaaaattTGTGGCATACAAGGCGTTTGAAGCGGCTAATTCTTGCATTTGAAGATAATTCTGAAATTATACATtcacctttcttcttcttcttctgcttttttcttttatggaataatattttattaagttatcgtttctcaaataaattatatattttataagttcTTGATAAAAACTGTACAATGCACAGGCATTCAACTAGGATTATTTGTAATCAATCTTCTAGGCACAAATGCACTATGATTTTTCGAGATGATATGTTgcaatattgttttttaagCCTACTTTGTCAGATTTTCAGAAACTAATTTGTAAATTACTTTAAGAAATGAATACACCCATACTAACTCCACACGCACTACCAGACAGATTCTAAAGGGTGTTTGACACCTAAAATATACTAAATTTTTGGGacaaaaaacttttattaaggAAACTCCACTGTATTTTCCAATGATTACACGTTATTAGTAAAGCATCAAATGAATCAATTTACTTCATTCAATGCCTCTCTCGGAGGAGAAAGCATTGTCGGTCTTTTTTCCTATAATCCTTCATTAAAGCAtctttatcatcatcatcaatcaCCGTAATAAAGCTCCAAGTATCTTAGAATAAAAACTTTGCTATCAAATTAACCCAGGTGggacattttcattttcaataggTGTTGTCGTTGACACAAATGGAAGCTAATGCATATCCCAACACGAACTTACTGTGCCTTGAGCCTTAGGGAAAAACATAGAAAGCTAAGTAGGAAAACCAAATGCCAAAGTTGCCAGCTGAGCTAATCATGTAAAGGACCACACCCAATCATTTCACATCCACAACGAATCTCCTTGTGTATTTCCATTCTATTTTGTCCCTCTTTAAAATATAGAAAGTTCTACATTCCCCTTCTCTTTCATTAAACTAGTAATAAAAATCATACATAGTTGTTTGATTAAATAATTTAGTTCATATGGTCTGCAAACGTGcataatacaaacaaatatatatatatatatatatatccacaaaatttctttttttggtgtacTATCCACAAAATTTCCACATTATATATTAGCACTTATAGATTGCTTCTTCCGGTTCAAAAAGGATTAAAAACTGTAGCCACCAGATGATTCAATACCTACCATGAATGACAGCAAAGGAATTATTaataatccaaaattttcaGAGTGGTCCTGATGATCATGTTTGACTGGCTGTTTTGGTTGCCTTGTCATTATCAGACGCAATTTTCATGATGCCTAGCTTCTCTAAAGAGAAAATCACACTTCCTCTACAACCCAACAAAGTTTAATGAAAGTGGATGAATACAACAACCCAACTAATTAAAGCCACTCAAATATAATGATAAGAGCCtattcatctatatatatatatatatatatatatttaacttgAGGTGTTGAACATTTCCCGAGCATATAAAATTAATGTAGTAACTTGTAAGAAGTACGTAAACACCGCAGCCTTTGATTCCACGGAATAGGACCACCATGcaataggatatatatatatatatatatatatatatatatgtatgtatatgtatgtatttaacTAGAGGTGTTGAACATTTCCCGAGCATATAAAATTAATGTAGTAACTTGTAAGAAGTACATAAACACCGCAGCCTATGATTCCATGGAATAGGACCACCATGCAATAGGAGAGTGGCAATAATCTGTGTAAACTGATAAAATTATAATGTTATATATGCTGAGAGGAAATCAGAAGACCATGGCTGATCCGAACGaaacaaaaaatgcaaaatggaAGGATAAGGGATTAACCTTCCATGAATCTACATCTTTGCGTAAACCAAATCTATATTTGCATCCCCCCGGTGTACAATGCAGATCAATCTGCTCTCACCCTGTAAATGACAAGGTAGCTTCTATACATGAATTGGATGATTATTGGCATATGTAAAAGACAATATTGTTTCCCCGGCTGCTTCCATAGATCCTCTCAGGCCTTCTTGTAGTTTTACCACTCCCAATAATCTTCACCATCTCCTCTTCAAAACAAAATCCTTCATTATCACTGTACTTCTGTAGAAACCTATCTACAGATCCATGGCTGAAAGGCTAGCACTGTAGGAGAACACTGATGAATGTCGCAATCTCCTAACATATAGATCACGTACTACTCAATGACAATGATTCGTCTAATGGCTGCAAACACTCTTGTGGGTTGGCATAAAAATAATCCTCTTCTTTAGGCCTGTCTGGGATCACCAACCTTTTCACTGGGTTTCCCATGCGTTCTGCATGAGAATCCTTCACTGCTGATGAGAACTCATCCCAACTCAGTGATCCACTATTGTACTGGTCTATCAAACTGACCAGCAGTCTTCTATCCAACAGAATCGTCTTCTTGAACCCAAGAAATCTGAAGCATTGAAAAAACAGATGTTTCAGATGAGAGGAAATGTATAGACAACATTAAAACAAATTAGGGCATAGAATACTGACGGTGATATCTCAAAAAGTATATATCAAAAAGCACAGGCCATGACATAATGACACCACATCAAAAGCATTTTTCTATTGATGTAACAATCATGCAACTAAATTATCAATCAACTAACAATCAACAACCTCCGATCAAATAAATAAGTGCAAGATTGGAAATCTTTTCACAGTCAAACAAGTATCCTACTTTCAGGGTCATACACAAAATATATAGTCTctgagaaaacaaaaattgtgatGTCAAAACCAGTGGAGGTTGGAATTCAATATTCAgttatggagagagagagagacgggGGGTGGGGGGCGCTGTTTGTAAATAACCCTAAATTGGTTAAGCAATTACAGTATAACATTTCATACAAACAAAAGAGAACTGAATTCTCAGCAGAACAATACCTCCGATGGCCTTCAACAACTTTGGCCATGTTTCCATCATATGTGGGAACAAAAATATCACTCTCCAGTGACACCAGATAATCTAATGCAGCCATCTGGGATGAGTGATTCTGGAAAAACCTAAGGTCAGATGATTCCAATAGGGTCTCCTTCCTGACCTGTATTAAAAACCCAAGGCTAATTAGTAAagacaagaacacaaacaatgACTGAGCACCAAAAATTCCAGGGATCCACCTCAGCTTTCATTGCAACTACTCACCAATTTTGGGTAAGCCTTTGCAAGACTTGCCATTCTCCTTTCTCCACCATATATCTCACCAGCTGCTATATAAATCTGGATACTAGGATCAATGTCCAGTGCCCTCAGTGTCAGAGCAGTTTCCTCAGGTGTCAAAGGGCACAAACCATCTTTCCTTTTCAAGtcagaatttattattttttctttccaccATGGATAAGCATACCTGAAAAATGTATATTAAATATGAGATGGACTGACGATAAAACTTAATTTTCAAGTCAGAATGTGTGACGCCAATAGCTTGTTTTAAGAAATATGAATGGCTCACCTCATTTTAGTCAACTCCTCCACCTCCTCATTGTTGCAACCTTGAGTGCAGCCAGAAAATGCCAACATGTCCATTTCATATCTAAGATGAAGTACTAGGAAAGGGCCATTTTGCCTTAAAAGATTGATAACCCTTCTACCCAACTCCTCTATCTGAGAAGTAAATCTCAGAGCACTAAAATTTACTCTGCAGCGCAGCTTCTGAAGCTCCAAAGGTTGACCATTATTGGCAAGTCGAGCATCAGTTCTATTCAGATGTACAACTTTGTGCTTCCATATCAGAGGAAGAATCTATACAACACatacaaaaacaataacaattactttgcaAATAGGAGTCTCAACAAATGAAAACGATCATTACTGGACAAGTAtgataatataaattaaagaattGTTGCTAAGGATTGGAATAAATTCTAGATTCAAATCAtaccaagcaaaaaaataattaaaaaaagaaaaagaaaaagaggataTCTAGAGCTTCATGAgaataagaaaatcaagttaaaTGATCGGAAATCCAAGCCTGTTATTGAAGGGGCTTTTTCAAAGATCTGGTGAGTGTTGCAACTTGCAATGttctggtttttgtttttattgttttcttgactaaaaatataaactaaCCTGATTATGATAGTAAGATATGTCAGACCAACTGATTGGGGGCATGGAATAAACTTTCCCTAGTTCCATTTTCCTCTTGAGCCTAGGAGGCAATTCTTTCAATATTCGAACCTCATCTCTCAAGGATGTAATGAAATGATCCACGTCAAATATGTCTTGGAACTCACTGCAAAATTAATCCACAAACATGCACTTGCAATGTAAGAAATAAAATCCAGCTGGAGAAAAGTTATAGATCCTTTTAGAACTTGGAAACATTCATTAGCTTCAGATACGACAAGAGAGAAAAGTTTACACACCTGGGATCGGCCCAAAAGGAGGCTTTATCCAACTCAGGTACTATAAGGGTGACGTTTAAATATCTTGCAATAGCAACCATGTCACAAATCTGtaaacatagaaaatataagACTGATCACTATATGTACACCTTTCCATTTCACATATTAGGTACCCATATCACCCAAAATACGGTTATATGCAAATGAAGGTGTGCTTCACTAACAACTCACCGCTGCTCTCATTTGATTGAGTCCTCCGTTGCATGAGACCATCAGATAACCATTGTTCTTATAAACCCCTATATGATAAACGATAAATTTCAGCTCGAATGTTATATTcaccaattaaagaaaaaactatatattataaagaaCTAAAGAGGACCTAAGAAAATCGACGCATGCCAAGGACTGAAATGAACACATCTGTAAACACTCCTGTAATTCCGAATATTAGCTAACTTAGAAGTCACCACAATGACACTTACTAGGAACACAACCAGagatacaacaacaaaaacctttgtcccaaaatttttggggtcaATCATAAATCCTCGACAGATTAGTGAGAGTCGGCCACATGCATTCTTTTtctccattctattctatccaaAGTCATAGTCTCGTTACTTCCTTAACTGAAGTGtccttttttttaactcatgaattcaatttttttcccaatattCAAAATACCCAGAAAACGATAGAGACAAAAGCTTTTGAAAACTCCCCATGTCTTTCTCTACCTTAAATTTCGAAAATTTCCAGACAATCCACCATTTTATTACATTAgtcttatccaaaaaattaaaaccgtcgattaaacaaacaaaagccATTGTAATCAAACAACCTCCACCAATCATTTTCAATAtcgaaaaaaaataaagtaaaactcAAACCCGTATACTAATTCCAAATAAGACTAAGTCTTTTACttcaattaatttaaaataccCACTAAattcaatcaaacacaaaagcaaagaaagaacTCACTTTTGGGTGGAAGAACTCGCGGCGGAACAGACGGAACGGTAACGGCGTTGTTAACGGCGGAGGAGacggaggaagaagaagaagaagaagaagaagaagaagagtccTGCAAAAAACAAGAGGGCCAACCCTTCAAAACCCTAGGACCCCACAAATCCCCTAACGCCGTCAACTGAACAATACAAGTCCAGAGCAAAACAGACGTCGTGGCGCGTATCATCCATAGCTTCATTCTCGACCTCGACATCGACACCGACATTGAACTCCTCAGCTTCTCAACCCCTCCCATTGCCTTCAACCCCATCTCTCTCTTATTGTTGTTCTCAAATTCACAGCTTTTCCTCTCTATCCTACACATCTCGCTTCACTTTCCCCCATgcaatcaaaattcaaaccctaaatttttcacaaaacaaaaatgaattttgtataatatataaataaaataaaataaaaatatataaatctaaCTATAAAGCAGCTCACCCAAACTGACCAGAATTATCACCACCACCATTGTTTTATAGATTCTTTTCACCGATTTCTAGAACCCTAAAAAGGAATGCTATAATTCTCCACGTGCATTATACTCACAAGGCTTATCGATCTTCATCACCGATTTTTTTCCCAAttcgagaagaagaagcagccaattgaaaaggaaaaataagtaGCGAATAAGATCTTCGTATTTATAGGCAGATTATGGTACCGAAACGGCAATGGGAGATTGTGAATTTGAAGATCTTCAAAGATCCGGTGTATTCGCCGGCGAGATTTTTGGCCCGATTCGCCGGAGCGAGTACACCAGCGCGAGTATAAATATATAGGGGGaggttagagagagaaagagagggagagagagaaacagacaGAGAAGGATGAAGGAGTCGatgaattataaatttatataatttgtgGGGAAATTCAACAACGCGGTGTCAAAGCGTGAACTCACGCGACTCCAACGTAAAGAGAaggacttttttcttttcttttttttctttataagctttttttttttttttctttttttgggcttgaatgcaaaaataaatataactatATGATTTGGCTGATTCTGAGCGGTTGTTTTTATGACTGAGACAGGTAGCTATTGACTCTGAGTGGTTGTCTATGTGACAGGTAGTTAATCACAGTCTATTACtaaaatagttgtaaaaataAGTATGAGATTCGTTGTGATCTTAAAATAACTCACAAAAATACCATTCTATTTGTATTAGTGGTAAGAACACctggtttcaattcttccttaTAACACGGCGAGGTTTttatatttgtcaaattttctACTAATACCATTACCTTTTCTAGATGAAAAAATTGTTCTTCCAAATTTTCTTGAAAGACTAATTATACCATTTGcttttattgattataaaaaagTCATGTAATTTTAAGTGGCCACGTTAAGAAGACTTACCAACTAATTCGTGTCACTAATTACATGATATTCGTGTGATTTTGCTTTCCATAAAAGCTAATAAAAGTTAATTCCAAAAATTCAATTTGGCCTCGGAGAGTTATAAGTGATAATTGAAACTTTGAAGTGTTTTTGTAATTAACCCAAACTTAGAAGTGTTTTTGCAATTTTgcctcccttctctctctctctctctctctctctaaaagctGTGACCGTACACCGCTGGATCACCTTTGGCTTTGAGGACTAACCGTGGTTAGGTTAAGGTGGTGGTGGGCTTGACTAGGGTTAGGTTAAGAGTTGAGAGATGACGGGTTGGTTTTTAAGGTGTCTCAGCCAATAAATGCCGGCCAGCTAGGTGGAGGATACGGTGGTCCCTTGGGAATTTATGTGTCTTGTCACGTGTCAACGATCTGGCCGTTGATGTTCGACACGTGGTGGATTAATCTAATGggtttttggggggggggggggtgggtctTGTGCCGCGTAGGCTGGTTTATTTCGGGATTGTTTTTGATACGCCGACAATATTTCGCGATATTTTCCGCTTATTTCGCCGCTaatggacctttttttttttttttttggatgcaaCCTGCTTTTCAGATTATCAGATTGGTAAATACATACAGCACGATTCAATAATCAATTTAGAGATTCTCTTTACTTAAATATCAAAACAATATCATGATATTTCGGCTTTAATGcttctattattatatattttatatattattattattactatat of the Quercus robur chromosome 10, dhQueRobu3.1, whole genome shotgun sequence genome contains:
- the LOC126704438 gene encoding rhamnogalacturonan I rhamnosyltransferase 1-like encodes the protein MCRIERKSCEFENNNKREMGLKAMGGVEKLRSSMSVSMSRSRMKLWMIRATTSVLLWTCIVQLTALGDLWGPRVLKGWPSCFLQDSSSSSSSSSSSSVSSAVNNAVTVPSVPPRVLPPKRVYKNNGYLMVSCNGGLNQMRAAICDMVAIARYLNVTLIVPELDKASFWADPSEFQDIFDVDHFITSLRDEVRILKELPPRLKRKMELGKVYSMPPISWSDISYYHNQILPLIWKHKVVHLNRTDARLANNGQPLELQKLRCRVNFSALRFTSQIEELGRRVINLLRQNGPFLVLHLRYEMDMLAFSGCTQGCNNEEVEELTKMRYAYPWWKEKIINSDLKRKDGLCPLTPEETALTLRALDIDPSIQIYIAAGEIYGGERRMASLAKAYPKLVRKETLLESSDLRFFQNHSSQMAALDYLVSLESDIFVPTYDGNMAKVVEGHRRFLGFKKTILLDRRLLVSLIDQYNSGSLSWDEFSSAVKDSHAERMGNPVKRLVIPDRPKEEDYFYANPQECLQPLDESLSLSST